In the Streptomyces cinnamoneus genome, CCTCCTCGTGCTGGACGGCGTCGGAGCGGAGCCTGATGATGGACAGCACGCCGAAGAGCCCGAAGCCGAGCGCCGCGCCACCGTTGCCGTTCATCTCGGCGAGGGCCGCGACGACGGTGAAGAGGGCGACGTTGAGGGCCAGATAGGCCGGTACGAGATCGCGGCGACGGTGCCGGGGGTAGTAGATCGCGAAGGTCAGCAGGCTGATGGCGGCCAGATCGAGACCCAGGTGGGCGACAAGGTGGCGTAGCGAGTCCATGGCTCCGCTCTCGGACGTCGGGAAGGGGGACGGCCGGGAGGCGACGGCGGGCTCCCGGCCGTGGAAAACGCTGAGTGAATATGAACCCACTTCCCGGTGAACCGCGCGGTTCTTTACGGGAACCGGACGGCAAGTGTCCGGAACGCCACCCGTCCTGTCCCGTTCGATGCTCTTGCCCCGGCGGACGCCCGCTCACGCCACCGCTCCGACGACTCGTCAGGCCTGCCCGGCGCGGTCCACGGCGCGCAGTGTGGCCCGCAGCGGCGTCGCCGGCTGGAGCAGCAGACCGGGGGCCGGGCCGACCTCGCACCGGTCGACGTGCACCTCGAAGCGCTGTGCCAGCGTGGCGAGCACCAGGACCGCCTCGACCAGGGCGAACCGGGCGCCCAGGCAGGTGCGCTGGCCCCCGCCGAAGGGGAACCAGGCGTGGTCGGGCACCGCGTCCGGCGCGTCGGCGCCCCAGCGTTCGGGGCGGAAGACCGCCGGGTCGGGGAACCAGCGGGGGTCGCGGTGCGTGGCCCACTGGCTGCACCACACGATGGTCCCCGCCGGCATCGGCTGGCCGCCCAGCGTGGCGCCCTCGCAGGCCACGGAGGGGATGAGCCAGGCGGGCGGGTAGACGCGCAGGGCCTCCTTGACGACCTGCTGGGTCCACACGAGCTGCTCGTAGTCATCGATGCCGGGGGGCCGTCCGCCGAGCACGCGGTCCAGTTCCTCGGTGAGCCTGGCGCGCGCGGGCGGGGACTCCGACAGCAGGTACCACGCCCAGGTCAGGGCGGTGGACGTGGTCTCGTGCCCGGCCGCCCACAGGGTCACGGCCTCGTCCCGGACCTCCTTGGGCGTCAGCGGGCGGCCTTCGTCGTCGCGGGCCGCGAGCAGCCTGCCGAGCAGGTCGTCCCGCTCGCCGCCCGTGTCCCCGGCGGCCAGCCGGTCGCCGATCAGCCGCCCGACCTCGGCGTCGACCGTGGCGAGGGCGGCGAGCAGCCGCCGCCGCGAGGGCGTGCGGATCCAGCCGGGCAGGAAGAGGCTGACGCCGTGGAGTTCGGCGCCGACCTCGCGCTCGGCCACGGCCATCGCGTCACCGAGCACGTGCCTGCGCTCACCCAGGTCGTTGCCGAACAGGGTGCGGAGCACGACCCGCTGGGTGAGCAGGGCCATCTCCCGGAAGACCTCGACGCGCCCGCCGTCCCGCCAGCCGTCGGCGACCGCGCGGGCGCAGTCGACCATGGTCTCGGCGTACCCGCGCACCTGGCGCGGGCGGACGGTCGGCTGGACCAGCGCCCGCTTGCGGCGCCACGCCGCTCCCTTGCTGAGGATGACACTGTCGCCGGTCACCTGCCGGAACGCCCAGCCGATGTCCAGGATCTCATAGGTCCGCTCGACGCCTCCGAGCATCTCGGCGATGTGCTCGGGATGGAAGATGAAGACGCTCGGCCGGGGGCCCAGGGACCAGCGGACCGCGTCCCCGTAGCCGTCGCGCAGCCGGACGAGGAAGCCGAGGGGGTCCCTGCCGAACGCGGGGAGGTTGCCGAGCAGCGGCAGACCGCGCGGGCCCGGCACGAGACGCAGCGGAACGGCGGACGTCCTGGTCATGGGGCGAAGCCTCCGGGGGTGAACGGGGCCGGTGCGAGCGGTGAGCCGAAGGTCATCCCCGATGCCTGCCCGGCTGGAGGTGGCCTGAAAAGGCGGTACACGGGTGATGTGCCGGGCGGGCGGGCCCGACGGAGGGGAGCGGCGACACACGCGTATCCGGTGTCTCGCCTTGCTCTTGAGCACTCGCTCGATGTGACTAATGTTCAGTTGGCGTCCGCCCGAAGCCGGCTTGGAGCGGGGCGGTCGCGTGGCTCAGCGGGATTCGCGGGGGCGCACCGGGTACGGCACGAAGGTGCTGCTGTTCTCGTCGATGGCGAGGGGTTGTCCGAGCGGGGGGACGGCTCGTTGCGGGCAGTCCAGGCGCTCGCAGATGCGGCAGCCCATGCCGATGGGGGTCGCGGCCGCGGCGTTGCCCAGGTCGAGGCCGTCGGAGTAGACGAGCCGGGAGGCGTGCCGGACCTCGCAGCCCAGCCCGATGGCGAAGGTCTTGCCGGGCTCCCCCCAGCCGCCCCGGTGCCGGGTGACGGTGCGGGCGGTCCACAGGTGGCGGCCGCCGTCGGGCATGGCGGCCACCTGGACGTGGATGCGGCCGGGTGCGGCGAACGCCTCGTAGACGTTCCACAGGGGGCACGTGCCGCCGGCGCGGGAGAAGTGGAAGCCGGTCGCGGACTGCCGTTTGGACATGTTGCCGGCGCGGTCCACCCGGACGAACGAGAAGGGGACGCCGCGCGTGCTCGGGCGCTGGAGCGTGCTCAGGCGGTGGCACACCGTCTCGTAGCCGAGCCCGAACCGGTCGGTGAGCCGCTCGATGT is a window encoding:
- a CDS encoding cytochrome P450, which translates into the protein MTRTSAVPLRLVPGPRGLPLLGNLPAFGRDPLGFLVRLRDGYGDAVRWSLGPRPSVFIFHPEHIAEMLGGVERTYEILDIGWAFRQVTGDSVILSKGAAWRRKRALVQPTVRPRQVRGYAETMVDCARAVADGWRDGGRVEVFREMALLTQRVVLRTLFGNDLGERRHVLGDAMAVAEREVGAELHGVSLFLPGWIRTPSRRRLLAALATVDAEVGRLIGDRLAAGDTGGERDDLLGRLLAARDDEGRPLTPKEVRDEAVTLWAAGHETTSTALTWAWYLLSESPPARARLTEELDRVLGGRPPGIDDYEQLVWTQQVVKEALRVYPPAWLIPSVACEGATLGGQPMPAGTIVWCSQWATHRDPRWFPDPAVFRPERWGADAPDAVPDHAWFPFGGGQRTCLGARFALVEAVLVLATLAQRFEVHVDRCEVGPAPGLLLQPATPLRATLRAVDRAGQA